From a single Miscanthus floridulus cultivar M001 chromosome 8, ASM1932011v1, whole genome shotgun sequence genomic region:
- the LOC136470878 gene encoding trihelix transcription factor GTL1-like — protein MQSGYGGVSEFQQFIMDGGFAMSAPPPPQQQPPQPAAAQELGGPFRYQQLHHHALPPQHHHHAPHMPPHFAHFGSAPPPPFTQQLLHQAAAAGHHHLQLFHEQQQHHHHNKPQPPPHQQQQQHHHQPPARWAPQPQQHQHHQQPQAQTHHHHHHHLGFDVEAAVPESSGAAGAGSAAASGGAAPPGVPPFLAAAMNFKLAVDPGGGSGATGGTDDGLNDGGGAAGSGMMLHVGGGGGDDEAATESRLRRWTGDEETSIKEPTWRPLDIDYLHSSSSSKRTGKEKVATPDSPAPAAAANYFKKGDDNAAAAAAAGGGNYKLFSELEAIYKPGSGGAQTGSGSGLTGDDNAILEPAMADLQDVAAAAVGPQLNTSETSAGEEAAAVVQPQPQPQPSADAARRKRKRRRQQEQLSASASFFERLVQRLMEHQESLHRQFLEAMERRERERAARDEAWRRQEADKFAREAGARAQDRASAAAREAAIIAYLEKISGESITLPPPAAASGDDTSQDATPAGNGKELVPYDGGDATAPEGGGGSLHLSTSRWPKHEVEALIRVRTGLEGRFQETGLKGPLWEEVSARMAAAGYGRSAKRCKEKWENINKYFRKAKESGKKRPAHAKTCPYFDELDRLYSRSGHSVAAAAARDGESNAGGGEAKQASSELLDAVVKYPDVRYGPPGFGMDREQVSGGGGGNNNANNERGEEDGDGEEDGIGKGRAGDDQDDEVDSHGHDDDE, from the exons ATGCAGTCCGGCTACGGCGGCGTGTCCGAGTTCCAGCAGTTCATCATGGACGGCGGCTTCGCCAtgtccgcgccgccgccgcctcagcaGCAGCCGCCCCAGCCCGCCGCCGCCCAGGAGCTGGGCGGGCCCTTCAGGTACCAGCAGCTGCACCACCACGCGCTGCCGCcgcagcaccaccaccacgcgCCGCACATGCCGCCGCACTTCGCCCACTTCGGCTCCGCGCCTCCGCCGCCCTTCACGCAGCAGCTGCTGCACCAGGCGGCCGCCGCGGGGCACCACCACCTCCAGCTCttccacgagcagcagcagcatcaccaCCACAACAAGCCCCAGCCGCCGccgcatcagcagcagcagcagcatcaccaCCAGCCGCCGGCGAGATGGGCACCGCAGCcgcagcagcaccagcaccaccagcAGCCGCAGGCCCAGacgcatcaccaccaccaccaccacctcggaTTTGACGTCGAGGCCGCCGTGCCGGAGAGCTCGGGGGCGGCGGGCGCCGGGAGCGCCGCGGCCTCGGGCGGCGCCGCCCCTCCGGGCGTGCCCCCGTTCTTGGCAGCCGCCATGAACTTCAAGCTGGCGGTCGAccccggcggcggcagcggcgccacGGGAGGCACCGACGACGGCCTCAACGACGGGGGCGGCGCCGCGGGCAGCGGCATGATGCTTCacgttggcggcggcggcggcgacgacgaggcCGCCACTGAGAGCCGCCTCCGCCGCTGGACCGGCGACGAGGAGACCTCCATTAAAGAACCCACCTG GCGGCCGCTGGACATCGACTACTTACACAGCTCGAGCAGCAGCAAGAGGACGGGGAAGGAGAAAGTGGCCACGCCGGATTCCCCCGCGCCGGCTGCCGCGGCCAATTACTTCAAGAAAGGCGACGACAATGCCGCAGCCGCAGCGGCCGCGGGCGGCGGCAACTACAAGCTGTTCAGCGAGCTGGAGGCCATCTACAAGCCGGGGAGCGGCGGCGCCCAGACGGGCTCCGGTTCCGGCCTCACCGGAGACGACAATGCCATCCTCGAGCCGGCCATGGCCGACCTCCAGGACGTGGCGGCCGCGGCCGTGGGCCCGCAGCTGAACACGTCGGAGACGTCGgccggggaggaggcggccgcggtggtgcagccgcagccgcagccccaGCCGTCGGCGGATGCGGCGCGACGCAAGCGGAAGCGTCGGCGACAGCAGGAGCAGCTGAGCGCGTCGGCGTCCTTCTTCGAGCGGCTGGTGCAGCGTCTGATGGAGCACCAGGAGAGCCTCCACCGGCAGTTCCTGGAGGCCATGGAGCGGCGCGAGCGGGAGCGCGCCGCGCGGGACGAGGCGTGGCGGCGGCAGGAGGCCGACAAGTTCGCCCGCGAGGCCGGCGCGCGCGCGCAGGACCGCGCCAGCGCCGCGGCGCGCGAGGCCGCCATCATCGCCTACCTGGAGAAGATCTCGGGCGAGTCTATCACgctgccgccgcccgccgcggcgTCCGGCGACGACACGAGCCAGGACGCGACGCCGGCCGGCAACGGCAAGGAGCTGGTGCCGTACGACGGCGGGGACGCCACGGCGCCCGAGGGGGGCGGCGGGTCGCTGCACCTCAGCACGTCGCGGTGGCCCAAGCACGAGGTGGAGGCGCTGATCCGGGTGCGGACGGGGCTGGAGGGGCGGTTCCAGGAGACGGGGCTCAAGGGCCCCCTGTGGGAGGAGGTGAGCGCGCGCATGGCGGCGGCGGGCTACGGCCGCAGCGCGAAGCGCTGCAAGGAGAAGTGGGAGAACATCAACAAGTACTTCCGCAAGGCCaaggagagcggcaagaagcggCCGGCGCACGCCAAGACGTGCCCCTACTTCGACGAGCTGGACAGGCTGTACTCCCGCTCGGGTcactcggtggcggcggcggcggcgcgcgacgGCGAGTCCAATGCCGGGGGAGGCGAGGCCAAGCAGGCGAGCTCGGAGCTGCTGGACGCGGTGGTCAAGTACCCCGACGTGCGCTACGGCCCGCCGGGGTTCGGGATGGACAGGGAGCAggtctccggcggcggcggcggcaataaCAACGCTAATAATGAACGTGGAGAGGAGGATGGCGACGGGGAGGAGGACGGCATTGGCAAGGGGAGGGCCGGCGATGATCAGGACGACGAGGTGGACAGCCATGGCCACGATGATGATGAGTAG